In Thalassospira sp. TSL5-1, one DNA window encodes the following:
- a CDS encoding 2OG-Fe(II) oxygenase, which yields MKKNAPAANGAQPVPVCHKGDIVPRIALPGLNDVAIDLTDQRIAGDSLILWVGTKQPTADDMAQTAKFAGQMKQTTIRLFLVVAGHKGSLDEDFKRQIPDCITVIFDPENRLMPVFDIKDQGFIVIRPDGRLGGVFSAPEEAMNGFQMAVAYCQAHFDMVGSGVIQRQAPVLVVDNVLEPELCDQLLKYWRKGDKQANGVSKGNQSNQAGDTAMKVRNDVVLLDEKLFNEVKNRIVKRVVPEIAKAFQFQTASMEALRIGNYHSKEKGFFGRHRDNKTTFTAHRRFAVSLNLNPLTYKGGQVNFPEYGQALYAPPQGGALVFSCSLLHEAMPVTEGERFGIFTFLTDAAGARQEQEMMAKHRGTVQPLAMKK from the coding sequence ATGAAAAAAAACGCCCCCGCCGCCAATGGCGCCCAGCCGGTTCCTGTTTGCCATAAAGGCGATATTGTCCCGCGTATCGCACTGCCCGGCCTGAATGATGTTGCCATAGACCTGACCGACCAGCGTATTGCTGGCGACAGCCTGATTTTATGGGTCGGGACAAAACAACCCACCGCCGATGATATGGCGCAAACCGCAAAATTTGCCGGGCAAATGAAACAAACCACCATTCGGCTTTTCCTGGTGGTAGCGGGCCATAAAGGCAGCCTTGACGAAGATTTCAAACGCCAGATCCCCGATTGCATCACGGTGATATTTGACCCGGAAAACCGCCTGATGCCGGTTTTTGACATCAAGGATCAGGGTTTTATCGTTATTCGCCCCGACGGACGATTGGGCGGCGTATTTTCGGCCCCCGAAGAAGCCATGAACGGATTTCAGATGGCGGTTGCCTATTGCCAGGCCCATTTCGACATGGTGGGATCAGGCGTTATTCAACGCCAGGCACCGGTCCTGGTGGTGGATAACGTGCTGGAACCCGAACTGTGCGACCAGTTGCTGAAATATTGGCGCAAGGGCGACAAACAGGCCAATGGCGTTTCCAAAGGCAACCAAAGCAACCAGGCCGGCGATACCGCGATGAAAGTGCGCAACGATGTCGTGCTTTTGGATGAAAAACTGTTTAACGAGGTTAAAAACCGCATCGTCAAACGGGTTGTGCCCGAAATTGCCAAGGCTTTTCAATTCCAAACAGCCAGCATGGAGGCCCTGCGCATTGGCAATTATCACAGCAAGGAAAAAGGGTTTTTCGGCCGACATCGCGACAATAAAACAACCTTTACCGCCCATCGCCGCTTTGCCGTTTCGCTAAACCTTAACCCGCTGACCTATAAGGGCGGGCAGGTTAATTTCCCGGAATATGGACAGGCGCTATATGCGCCACCTCAGGGCGGCGCACTGGTGTTTTCCTGCTCGCTTCTGCACGAAGCCATGCCTGTGACCGAAGGCGAGCGATTTGGCATTTTCACCTTCCTGACCGATGCCGCAGGTGCCCGCCAGGAACAGGAGATGATGGCCAAACATCGCGGCACCGTGCAGCCACTGGCGATGAAGAAATAA
- a CDS encoding glutathione S-transferase family protein — translation MILHDFLPSGNGYKIRLLLRFLGQEFSLVEHDITKGDTRTDDFRKNINPVGRIPALDMGDGHVLAESNAILLFLAEGTKWVPTDKWDRAAVYQWLFFEQYEHEPNVAVLRAWMSVKGTPDYGKPLIPMKREAAYNALSIMEDRLKDHDWLVGDDCTIADIALYAYTHVADEGGLDMARFPGIGRWLARFAQHPAYVPITWKPE, via the coding sequence ATGATTTTGCATGATTTTCTGCCATCGGGTAATGGCTATAAAATCCGGCTGTTGCTGAGGTTTTTGGGCCAGGAATTTTCACTTGTTGAACATGATATCACCAAGGGTGACACCCGCACGGATGATTTTCGCAAAAATATCAACCCGGTCGGGCGTATCCCTGCGCTTGATATGGGGGATGGGCATGTTCTGGCCGAAAGCAACGCCATTTTGCTGTTTCTGGCTGAAGGCACCAAATGGGTGCCGACCGACAAATGGGATCGGGCAGCGGTTTATCAGTGGCTGTTTTTTGAACAATATGAACACGAACCCAATGTTGCGGTTTTGCGTGCCTGGATGAGTGTCAAAGGCACGCCGGACTATGGCAAGCCCTTGATACCCATGAAACGCGAGGCGGCTTATAATGCGCTGTCCATCATGGAAGATCGTCTGAAAGACCATGACTGGCTGGTGGGTGATGACTGCACCATCGCCGACATTGCGCTTTATGCCTATACCCATGTTGCCGACGAGGGTGGGCTGGATATGGCGCGTTTTCCAGGCATTGGCCGCTGGCTTGCGAGATTTGCCCAACACCCGGCCTATGTGCCAATTACCTGGAAACCGGAATAG